The proteins below come from a single Gimesia alba genomic window:
- a CDS encoding response regulator yields the protein MEEEPKQEKPLLECRVLLVEDFPDSQRLISYHLKQAGAEVFFADNGLIALELALEARDHGLPFDIILMDIQIPVFDGNEATKILREADLRIPIIALTAHDDLYNRDQSMQAGCDEYFTKPVDAEVLVDTLAEYMKTQEKLWDRVTNA from the coding sequence ATGGAAGAAGAACCGAAACAGGAAAAGCCCCTGCTGGAATGTCGGGTACTATTGGTAGAGGATTTTCCCGACAGTCAAAGACTGATCTCGTACCACTTGAAACAGGCCGGTGCGGAGGTTTTCTTCGCTGACAATGGGCTGATCGCATTAGAGCTTGCATTAGAAGCGCGTGATCACGGTCTCCCGTTTGATATCATACTCATGGATATCCAAATTCCGGTATTCGATGGCAATGAAGCAACGAAAATTTTGCGTGAAGCAGATCTTAGAATTCCCATCATTGCGCTGACCGCCCACGATGATCTTTACAATCGTGATCAAAGCATGCAAGCGGGCTGTGATGAGTACTTTACCAAACCCGTCGACGCAGAGGTTCTGGTCGATACGCTGGCAGAGTATATGAAAACGCAAGAAAAACTTTGGGATCGTGTCACCAACGCTTGA
- a CDS encoding transposase, whose translation MIFVDRHGTPVAIDTESARRSEVKLIEPLLEKITLQNRQPERLVYDKAADSDSLRKRLMEKNIDLICPHRKSRVKPPTQDGRKLPRFKRRWIVERSIAWLHNYRRIVTRWEYHDYLYESFVILGCLFTLLKRF comes from the coding sequence ATGATTTTTGTCGATCGTCACGGGACACCTGTGGCGATCGACACAGAATCGGCCCGTCGTAGCGAAGTCAAGCTGATCGAACCGCTGCTTGAAAAAATCACATTGCAAAATCGACAACCCGAGCGACTTGTTTATGACAAAGCCGCCGATTCGGACTCGTTGCGCAAACGGCTGATGGAAAAGAATATCGATCTGATCTGCCCGCATCGAAAATCGAGAGTCAAACCGCCGACGCAAGATGGTCGAAAGCTTCCACGCTTCAAACGACGTTGGATTGTGGAACGCAGTATTGCCTGGCTCCACAACTATCGTCGCATTGTCACGCGCTGGGAATATCACGATTACCTCTACGAAAGCTTTGTAATTCTTGGGTGTTTATTTACACTATTAAAAAGGTTTTGA
- a CDS encoding transposase, translated as MYMTLVWWPKRKRVSTKTASRTERPVVLTDKQWSLVAKLFPWTPPSKKGGRPKAHPRDCLEGILWILVTGARWKDLPREYPSKATCHRRFQQWTIEGRLLSAWQIILERMDDAGQIDFSETFADGTFASAKKGVEELARLVVAKAQRS; from the coding sequence ATGTATATGACGCTGGTCTGGTGGCCCAAACGAAAACGGGTTTCCACAAAAACAGCGTCCAGGACGGAACGCCCGGTCGTTTTGACCGATAAACAATGGTCTTTAGTCGCAAAACTGTTTCCCTGGACTCCCCCTTCCAAAAAGGGAGGACGTCCAAAAGCCCATCCACGAGATTGCCTGGAAGGCATTCTCTGGATTTTGGTGACAGGAGCACGATGGAAAGATTTACCAAGAGAGTATCCCTCAAAAGCGACGTGCCATCGACGTTTCCAGCAATGGACGATCGAAGGGCGGCTCTTATCTGCCTGGCAAATCATCTTGGAACGAATGGATGATGCTGGCCAGATTGATTTCTCGGAAACCTTTGCTGATGGCACTTTTGCCTCGGCAAAAAAAGGGGTAGAAGAGTTGGCCCGACTCGTCGTGGCAAAGGCACAAAGGTCATGA
- a CDS encoding DUF6817 domain-containing protein, which translates to MVNLEAKLEFLRTLGADSQHSMGTALEHFLGTYELLRFWQEPDHVCDAGLFHSVYGRKSIDRDWLSTDHRQFVRKIIGKDAESLVYAFCSMSDVKTDEGRVIYINRFDGKETTLDPCDSTSLATVAFANFLEQYVRLGREYFDGKSMPWFGMHSGRFSPRAKLAFRASGLPNQ; encoded by the coding sequence ATGGTCAACCTTGAAGCAAAGCTTGAGTTTCTTCGAACACTAGGTGCGGATTCACAGCACAGCATGGGAACTGCGCTCGAACATTTCTTAGGTACGTATGAACTTTTGCGATTCTGGCAGGAACCAGATCATGTTTGCGACGCGGGGTTGTTCCATTCCGTTTACGGACGAAAATCGATTGATCGAGACTGGCTCTCGACGGATCATCGGCAATTCGTACGGAAGATAATAGGAAAGGACGCGGAATCACTCGTCTACGCATTTTGTTCCATGTCGGATGTAAAAACCGACGAAGGTCGCGTGATTTATATCAATCGTTTCGACGGTAAGGAAACGACTCTGGATCCGTGTGATTCCACATCTTTGGCCACAGTCGCGTTCGCGAACTTTCTGGAACAATATGTCCGTCTAGGCCGTGAGTATTTTGACGGAAAATCGATGCCTTGGTTCGGGATGCATTCCGGACGTTTTTCCCCTCGTGCAAAACTAGCATTTCGAGCCAGCGGACTGCCGAATCAATGA
- a CDS encoding RiPP maturation radical SAM C-methyltransferase, with product MITESGGIARTDAALVSMPFGPLFSPSIALGLLAAIGRNSGYRISVHHLGFQFAERIGETLYNKIASGFPATQDLAGEWLFSGLVNDQSDEDNYNYLHQVVLGHAREHSKDDLSDCSRLDHFVSELIVAKVRAERFIHDAAEKVLDDNPQIVGFTTVFQQNFASLALAKKLKELQPEIDIIFGGANVESPMGESLMEMYDCIDAVVSGEGEQAFLDILDRSRNGHDFLGIPGVSVCSKATGDSKTCSTDGVDARLPVLGNGRIQDMDSLPTPDFDDYFDTVGALSWKLSFEPRLAFETSRGCWWGEKHHCTFCGLNGSNMAFRQKSHTRAATELQELIEKYGERSVDAVDNILSMKYFDDFVPWLGDQAWNLSIFYETKANLTRKQLESLQRAKINNIQPGIESLSDLVLKLMKKGVSSIQNIQLLKWAIELGINVEWNIIWGFPFEDQLAYEEMAGLTPALEHLQPPGGGAKIRLDRYSPNFNEADSLGFQNIQPYPSYRFLHRCRSKWQSGAMNDNHVFNSAYFFHFDSDSASEITRYTKPLADGLKRWRDHHEHSIFVAMTKGKYLLLWDTRHVATRPLTVLHGLSKEIYEFCDSSKSFGSIQAKYASVFKAPMGETILAILEAFCEKRLMIQINGRYLSLAVPLSSHAPIGTALETFVELVRSVSQPTANNGSELSFDLSDYAFSVV from the coding sequence ATGATTACGGAATCAGGCGGAATCGCTCGTACTGATGCGGCATTGGTCTCCATGCCATTCGGACCACTCTTTAGTCCTTCCATCGCCTTGGGTTTGCTTGCGGCGATTGGCCGAAACTCCGGCTACCGGATTTCCGTACACCACCTGGGGTTTCAATTTGCAGAACGAATCGGAGAAACACTCTACAATAAAATCGCATCGGGATTCCCTGCGACCCAAGATCTCGCGGGAGAATGGTTGTTTTCTGGTCTTGTCAATGATCAAAGCGACGAGGACAACTATAACTACTTGCACCAAGTAGTGCTCGGACACGCCAGGGAACACTCCAAAGATGACCTGAGCGATTGTTCTCGCCTGGATCATTTTGTTTCGGAGTTGATCGTCGCTAAGGTTCGGGCGGAGCGATTCATCCACGATGCGGCAGAAAAAGTGTTGGACGACAACCCGCAGATTGTCGGATTCACAACGGTGTTTCAACAAAACTTCGCTTCCCTTGCTCTTGCCAAAAAACTCAAGGAGCTGCAGCCGGAAATCGATATCATTTTTGGCGGTGCGAATGTCGAGTCGCCAATGGGTGAGTCACTGATGGAAATGTATGATTGTATTGACGCGGTCGTTTCCGGTGAAGGTGAGCAAGCGTTTCTTGATATCCTCGATAGAAGTCGAAATGGACATGATTTCCTGGGTATTCCTGGAGTCTCTGTCTGCTCAAAAGCGACAGGCGATTCCAAAACTTGCTCAACCGATGGGGTGGATGCGCGGTTGCCTGTGTTGGGAAATGGTCGGATTCAGGATATGGACAGCTTACCAACGCCGGACTTTGACGACTACTTTGACACTGTCGGTGCTTTGTCTTGGAAACTCAGTTTTGAACCGCGGTTGGCATTCGAAACATCACGCGGATGTTGGTGGGGGGAAAAACATCACTGCACGTTTTGTGGCTTGAACGGATCAAACATGGCGTTCCGGCAAAAATCTCACACGCGAGCGGCAACTGAACTTCAAGAGTTGATAGAAAAGTACGGGGAACGATCAGTCGATGCCGTCGACAACATTCTCAGCATGAAATATTTCGATGATTTTGTCCCCTGGCTTGGGGATCAAGCTTGGAACCTTTCGATCTTTTATGAGACGAAGGCGAATCTCACGAGAAAGCAACTGGAGAGTCTTCAACGTGCAAAAATCAACAACATCCAGCCCGGGATAGAGAGCCTCAGTGATTTAGTGCTCAAGCTGATGAAAAAGGGGGTTTCGTCGATCCAAAACATCCAACTCTTGAAGTGGGCAATTGAGCTGGGAATCAACGTGGAGTGGAATATCATTTGGGGATTTCCTTTTGAGGATCAGTTAGCCTATGAAGAAATGGCGGGCCTAACGCCTGCTTTAGAGCATTTGCAACCACCTGGTGGAGGCGCAAAGATTCGGCTGGATCGTTACAGCCCAAATTTTAACGAGGCCGACTCGCTTGGGTTTCAAAACATTCAACCCTATCCGTCGTATCGGTTCCTACATCGCTGTCGTTCAAAGTGGCAGTCGGGTGCGATGAACGACAACCACGTATTTAATTCCGCTTACTTTTTTCACTTCGACTCCGATAGCGCCTCCGAGATCACCAGATACACCAAGCCCCTCGCCGATGGGCTCAAACGGTGGCGTGACCACCATGAGCATTCGATCTTTGTAGCGATGACCAAAGGTAAGTACTTGTTGCTCTGGGACACACGTCACGTTGCGACGCGTCCACTGACGGTATTGCACGGGCTTTCTAAAGAGATTTACGAATTTTGCGATTCCTCAAAGAGCTTCGGCTCCATCCAAGCCAAATACGCTTCCGTTTTCAAAGCTCCAATGGGTGAGACAATCCTGGCTATCCTAGAAGCATTTTGCGAAAAACGCTTGATGATCCAGATAAATGGCAGGTATCTTTCACTGGCAGTGCCCCTCTCGTCCCACGCTCCGATCGGAACAGCGCTTGAAACATTCGTCGAACTCGTGCGATCTGTTTCTCAACCTACGGCCAATAATGGCTCGGAGCTGTCGTTTGATTTGTCAGATTACGCTTTTTCGGTGGTTTAA
- a CDS encoding NfeD family protein, with amino-acid sequence MLRISPSELRAVRIKGSGLNYSGPDPLNLCQIDTELSPYLGKEAPAVSTLSPQGDVQFEDQRLEAASASGAMISAGTKLKVIGIQDRKLLVAEQIELENTPVN; translated from the coding sequence GTGTTGAGAATAAGTCCGTCAGAATTAAGGGCGGTCAGAATTAAGGGGTCTGGTCTCAATTATTCTGGACCTGACCCCTTAAACCTCTGCCAAATCGATACAGAACTCAGCCCCTATCTCGGGAAAGAGGCGCCCGCCGTGTCGACTTTGTCTCCCCAGGGGGATGTTCAATTTGAGGACCAGCGACTCGAGGCAGCATCGGCATCCGGTGCAATGATTTCAGCGGGGACAAAACTGAAGGTGATCGGCATCCAGGATCGAAAGCTGTTAGTCGCGGAGCAAATCGAATTGGAGAACACACCGGTAAATTAA
- a CDS encoding barstar family protein, whose amino-acid sequence MMAHFFQSEIDRNIYIWQMFRDGGVALVHSESMLQKIINELHSENYLIHDCEVTSEDSVSFEKSIRATLGFPSGQKDQTNLDALNDLVGDLVFPKDRAGIVVVTRHIQKLHEKEPGYLHQVADIFANAARYHMCLGQRLLLLLQSDDSEIQFDVVGGFRPHWTIREGPFSKK is encoded by the coding sequence ATGATGGCCCACTTTTTCCAGTCAGAAATTGATCGTAATATTTATATTTGGCAGATGTTTCGAGATGGCGGTGTTGCGCTAGTCCATTCTGAATCAATGCTTCAGAAAATTATCAATGAACTGCACTCCGAGAATTACCTGATTCATGACTGTGAGGTTACCTCTGAAGACAGTGTTTCATTTGAAAAATCGATCAGAGCAACACTTGGCTTTCCGTCAGGGCAAAAAGATCAGACCAATCTGGATGCACTGAATGATTTGGTTGGAGATCTGGTGTTTCCCAAAGATCGTGCAGGTATCGTCGTGGTCACCAGACACATACAAAAGTTACATGAAAAAGAGCCTGGATACCTCCACCAAGTAGCAGATATCTTTGCGAATGCAGCCAGGTATCATATGTGTCTTGGCCAGCGTTTATTGCTGTTGTTGCAATCTGATGACTCTGAAATACAGTTCGATGTCGTAGGTGGTTTTCGCCCTCATTGGACAATTCGTGAAGGCCCCTTTTCAAAGAAATAA
- a CDS encoding sialidase family protein, with amino-acid sequence MRLTLCSLMFVFACATSAVAEENIKLTMGKERVIVRGIRPEEQLWGPYQFPRPFKLGDRLVVSVHVKNDDISNYGAKALWFESRDQGQTWNEVDASIAQECGLLLPNGDRVYLPPESGIDVSDYKMTPWNKYTPDYDFSKQAEEGTLPIPDGMTFWMGGTTINAYNADRLPPSLSQQAWTLFRIPARQTKPVLEHAQVDWPYLTRVVHVSRSGKKVLKSIFPRGNPKLGPDGAIWVSVFSGEGHLNPVNGQYSPYYSAEIFRSEDNGRTFKRRAHLEYEADGHAFPYKSGGFSDSDFEFMPDGSIVWFLRSTWYSSTGKEWDPMYMTRSTDGGHTWSKPVKFDKVGILPRLCKLDNGVTLLCYARPGTFVRAALNNSGTKWTEPLVVMTPNDRSALANKPVADPTFHDWDGSCNNPEIIPLDKNSALIFYSDFYYPDKNGVKRKTILCREITVER; translated from the coding sequence ATGCGCTTAACCCTTTGTTCCTTGATGTTCGTATTCGCCTGCGCGACCAGTGCAGTCGCAGAAGAAAACATCAAACTCACAATGGGAAAAGAACGTGTCATCGTGCGGGGGATTCGACCGGAGGAACAGCTCTGGGGGCCGTATCAGTTTCCGCGGCCTTTTAAGCTGGGTGATCGGCTTGTCGTTTCCGTGCACGTCAAAAATGACGACATCAGCAACTATGGGGCAAAGGCCCTCTGGTTTGAAAGCCGCGATCAGGGTCAGACCTGGAACGAGGTCGATGCTTCCATCGCGCAGGAGTGCGGTCTGTTGCTCCCAAACGGTGACCGGGTCTACCTTCCGCCGGAATCGGGCATCGACGTCAGCGACTATAAGATGACACCCTGGAACAAATACACGCCCGACTACGATTTCTCAAAACAGGCGGAAGAAGGAACATTGCCAATTCCCGACGGCATGACATTCTGGATGGGAGGCACGACCATCAATGCTTATAACGCCGATCGCCTGCCGCCCAGTCTCTCTCAGCAGGCATGGACGCTGTTTCGGATTCCCGCGAGACAGACAAAACCCGTGCTCGAACATGCCCAGGTGGATTGGCCGTACCTGACGCGCGTGGTCCACGTCAGCCGTAGTGGAAAGAAGGTCCTGAAGTCGATCTTCCCGCGCGGCAATCCGAAGCTGGGTCCCGACGGGGCAATCTGGGTCAGCGTCTTTTCCGGCGAGGGTCATCTCAATCCCGTCAACGGACAGTACAGTCCCTACTACTCTGCGGAAATCTTCCGCTCTGAAGACAACGGCCGGACTTTCAAGCGACGGGCTCACCTGGAATACGAGGCCGACGGCCACGCGTTTCCCTACAAGAGTGGCGGATTCAGCGACAGTGATTTTGAATTCATGCCGGACGGTTCCATCGTCTGGTTCCTGCGTTCCACCTGGTATTCTTCCACCGGCAAAGAGTGGGACCCGATGTATATGACGCGTTCGACAGACGGCGGCCACACCTGGTCAAAGCCCGTTAAGTTCGACAAGGTCGGCATCTTGCCACGATTGTGTAAGCTCGACAACGGCGTCACGCTGCTCTGCTATGCCCGTCCCGGCACCTTCGTGCGAGCCGCCCTCAACAACAGCGGCACAAAGTGGACCGAACCTCTGGTCGTGATGACGCCAAACGACCGGAGCGCCCTGGCCAACAAACCGGTCGCCGACCCCACCTTCCACGACTGGGACGGCTCCTGTAATAATCCGGAAATCATCCCCCTCGACAAAAACAGCGCCCTCATCTTTTACAGCGATTTTTACTACCCGGACAAAAACGGCGTGAAACGCAAGACGATTCTGTGCAGGGAGATTACTGTCGAGCGGTAG
- a CDS encoding fatty acid cis/trans isomerase, which yields MKIKVHHTAIVLLILIAGGVIVGSILWDQARVESDWQPFVYAPPVYPDSTGSDLDGEFYLSKIQPIFNRRCIVCHGCLDSPCLLKLTCYEGLLRGARKGNPDGTHLFAEKPVRLSDQPSIEAWREQGFCSVVEQQGPPAERPAKSILFRMLVAGTEHNQPPFDLKSVQPVYQAVNKHICPCEQGVDDYLKQRPTAGMPFAMPALSPDENQLFSQWITAGSPGPTAAVMAETRKLAQPEVIARWEAFLNQEAALSPLVSRFIFEHAFLATLHFDESPGEYFRLVRSTTPPIQVTTDEDGKQVVDASPVHEIKTARPYDTPYPKGVDKFYYRLKKVTESRSQKSLFVWKLSDAKLKQLDELFFQVDPVPGKSLRSDYASHNPFEVFQAIPARSRAYFMVENSHLIVSGMIRGPVCVGNLATYAIKDNFWVFFVDPAHDPSVLKPELGLKSWNDFMDYGITGNVEYNDAYNRMLDQYKPTGYEIKDIWDGNQKNPNAWLTILRNETNATVLRGRQGGIPPTFWLIDYSGFERLYYSLVVNYEYYGSVEQKLATWEFMSRLRQEFEDNFLRLLPVDERQKYRDLWTRGIGQELLFRMPFPGEDIGKGLEVEGTDPVSGVLGKIQRRFTEAVSGPHDLLNPGRKPEVKLSDPIDDFAGWDAAVSTLTMRTQLKFTRFLPSNTFVRLTKGEESRVYSLVANRSYAFNNVVFDENGARQPELDTMSAYHGLVGDFPNLIIDLKIEDAAAFLTELNAVSSPEEWAAWKTKFGTLRNTAAFWPMLDWLTDWNFSNRQPDAGYFDLKYYMLLDSMH from the coding sequence TTGAAAATTAAGGTTCACCATACGGCCATTGTGTTGCTCATCCTGATTGCTGGTGGCGTGATCGTCGGCAGCATTCTCTGGGACCAGGCACGTGTCGAATCAGACTGGCAACCCTTCGTTTATGCTCCCCCCGTCTATCCGGATTCGACCGGCTCAGATCTCGATGGTGAATTCTATCTCAGCAAAATTCAGCCGATCTTTAACCGGCGTTGCATTGTCTGTCATGGGTGTCTCGATTCGCCCTGTCTGCTCAAACTCACCTGCTATGAAGGACTGCTCCGCGGCGCGCGGAAAGGCAATCCCGACGGTACCCACCTGTTTGCAGAAAAACCGGTCCGTCTGTCTGACCAGCCTTCAATCGAGGCTTGGCGCGAGCAGGGTTTCTGCAGTGTGGTCGAACAACAGGGACCGCCTGCAGAGCGTCCTGCGAAAAGTATTCTGTTTCGTATGCTGGTCGCCGGCACCGAGCATAATCAGCCCCCCTTTGATTTAAAGTCGGTGCAACCTGTCTATCAAGCCGTTAACAAACACATTTGCCCGTGCGAACAGGGAGTCGACGACTATCTGAAACAACGACCAACCGCGGGGATGCCTTTCGCAATGCCAGCCCTCTCGCCCGATGAGAATCAACTGTTTTCCCAGTGGATTACCGCTGGCTCACCGGGACCGACGGCCGCAGTGATGGCCGAGACTCGTAAACTGGCGCAGCCTGAAGTGATCGCACGCTGGGAAGCATTTTTGAACCAGGAAGCGGCGTTGTCACCCCTGGTCAGCCGTTTTATTTTTGAACATGCCTTTCTGGCAACGCTGCATTTCGACGAGTCGCCCGGCGAGTACTTTCGACTGGTCCGCTCCACTACGCCGCCGATCCAAGTGACAACTGATGAGGACGGCAAGCAAGTCGTCGATGCCAGTCCGGTTCACGAGATCAAAACGGCCCGGCCTTATGACACACCGTATCCCAAGGGAGTCGACAAGTTTTACTACCGCCTGAAAAAGGTCACCGAATCGCGGTCTCAGAAGTCGCTGTTCGTGTGGAAGTTGAGCGACGCCAAACTGAAACAACTCGACGAACTCTTTTTTCAAGTCGATCCGGTACCCGGGAAGAGCCTGAGGTCTGACTACGCCAGTCACAACCCGTTCGAAGTTTTTCAGGCGATTCCCGCGCGGTCGCGAGCCTATTTTATGGTGGAGAATTCTCATTTAATCGTCAGCGGCATGATTCGCGGGCCGGTCTGCGTCGGGAATCTGGCGACCTACGCTATTAAAGACAATTTCTGGGTCTTCTTCGTTGATCCTGCTCACGATCCGTCTGTCTTGAAGCCGGAACTCGGTCTCAAGTCGTGGAATGATTTCATGGATTATGGCATTACGGGTAACGTCGAATACAACGATGCCTATAACCGGATGCTCGATCAATACAAACCGACGGGCTATGAGATTAAAGACATCTGGGACGGGAATCAGAAAAACCCGAATGCCTGGTTGACCATTTTGCGCAATGAAACCAACGCCACCGTGCTGCGAGGACGACAGGGGGGCATTCCGCCCACATTCTGGCTGATCGACTACAGTGGTTTCGAACGACTCTACTACTCCCTGGTAGTCAACTACGAATATTATGGCAGCGTCGAACAAAAGCTGGCCACCTGGGAATTCATGAGCCGACTGCGGCAGGAATTCGAAGACAACTTCCTTCGCCTGCTCCCCGTTGATGAACGTCAGAAATATCGCGACCTCTGGACGCGCGGCATCGGTCAGGAACTGCTGTTTCGCATGCCCTTTCCCGGAGAAGACATCGGCAAGGGACTCGAGGTGGAAGGAACGGACCCTGTTTCAGGTGTGCTGGGCAAGATTCAACGCCGCTTCACGGAAGCCGTCAGCGGCCCGCATGACCTGCTCAACCCCGGCAGGAAACCGGAAGTCAAATTGTCAGATCCGATCGACGACTTCGCCGGCTGGGATGCGGCTGTCTCCACCCTCACCATGCGGACACAGCTCAAGTTCACACGATTTTTGCCCAGCAACACGTTTGTTCGATTGACTAAAGGGGAAGAAAGCCGCGTCTACTCGCTGGTGGCGAACCGTTCGTATGCTTTTAACAACGTCGTGTTCGACGAAAACGGCGCCCGGCAGCCCGAACTGGATACAATGAGCGCCTACCACGGTCTCGTGGGCGACTTTCCCAATCTGATCATCGATCTGAAAATCGAAGACGCAGCAGCGTTTCTCACAGAGCTCAACGCCGTTTCCTCTCCTGAGGAGTGGGCCGCCTGGAAAACGAAGTTCGGCACGCTCCGCAATACGGCCGCCTTCTGGCCAATGCTGGACTGGCTGACCGACTGGAATTTTTCAAATCGCCAACCCGACGCCGGCTACTTCGACCTGAAATACTACATGCTGCTCGATTCCATGCACTGA
- a CDS encoding ATP-binding protein: MAGKRLKLEAKEDFVKRLCQASPLDAIEELIWNSFDENAKEVEVSFKLNQLDGIEEINIEDNGHSLSYLDAAEKFTNLGQSDKVNRRRSTGEHLHGRRGEGRHKALSIGEQVTWRFTYYKGKTLYVYEIIGTSNRSDPFYLCEEKKAPPGSFCGCLVTINKINKRLGSLLESKTCNDLAARFAQFLLSYPDFELKYNNRIINPQNMILDQRKIRKYRVDYEGERYDVSISMVEWKSSTFRKEAFLCRETGIPLHKLSDTFLGSSNSGTAFIKSSLFEILDEENNLQTIENTTNDHRKEVMDSVRRKIKSHYRKQKQLKDSETINSLKIEGSYPYTKDAQSSIGKVEQHAFDMCAISINRHLPNFSDGMDAQGRTFLLRMIKETLTQDPSAVGKVMRELFKLREEDIELFADLLEDTPLSKIVHTIHLITQRLEFLKTFKAVTSLDIFEKTIYERTQLQKLISPNTWIFGEEYSLGTDDEDIRSILLKHIDILGRQHLDTEISDQDIKKIIKEYNQNRKNKETSLKRVPDFMIWKKFKERRADEYEFLVIEIKRPGVSLDTRELNQIEDYARAVSSTSLVDQDKTKWVFVVVSDSLADAAIERAHQQNMPPYTISQPSHGKYEVRAFPWSAIIQSAEGRHEFLKDRLSHNIRIETALERSQKKYQGLIPRLKKKKVG, translated from the coding sequence ATGGCAGGTAAACGTCTAAAACTCGAAGCAAAAGAAGATTTTGTAAAACGTTTGTGTCAGGCATCTCCACTCGATGCGATTGAAGAATTGATCTGGAATTCGTTCGATGAAAATGCAAAAGAGGTTGAAGTCAGTTTCAAACTGAATCAACTTGATGGTATTGAAGAAATCAATATCGAAGACAATGGGCACAGCTTAAGCTACCTTGATGCAGCCGAAAAATTCACCAATCTTGGTCAAAGTGATAAAGTAAATAGAAGGCGAAGTACTGGTGAGCATCTTCATGGTCGCCGGGGTGAAGGAAGGCATAAAGCTCTAAGTATTGGCGAGCAGGTCACGTGGCGATTCACTTATTACAAAGGGAAAACGCTATATGTATATGAAATAATTGGTACCAGCAATCGATCTGATCCATTCTATTTGTGCGAAGAAAAAAAAGCGCCCCCAGGGAGCTTTTGTGGGTGTTTAGTTACAATTAATAAAATCAATAAAAGACTGGGTAGTTTGTTGGAGTCAAAAACTTGTAACGACCTAGCTGCGCGGTTCGCACAATTTCTATTGAGTTATCCAGATTTTGAATTGAAATATAACAATCGAATAATCAATCCTCAAAATATGATTTTGGATCAACGGAAGATTCGAAAATATAGAGTAGATTATGAGGGAGAAAGATATGATGTTTCAATCAGTATGGTTGAATGGAAATCCTCAACATTTAGAAAGGAAGCTTTTCTTTGCAGGGAAACAGGCATACCTTTACACAAGTTGAGCGACACCTTTCTAGGCTCTTCAAATTCAGGAACAGCTTTTATTAAAAGCTCACTTTTTGAAATATTGGATGAAGAGAATAATCTTCAGACTATAGAAAATACTACAAACGATCACCGCAAAGAAGTGATGGATTCAGTTCGAAGAAAGATAAAAAGTCATTACAGAAAACAAAAGCAGTTAAAAGACAGTGAAACAATTAATAGCCTCAAGATTGAAGGCAGTTATCCATATACTAAAGATGCCCAGAGTTCGATTGGTAAGGTGGAGCAACATGCATTTGATATGTGCGCAATAAGTATCAATCGACATTTACCAAATTTTTCAGATGGAATGGATGCACAAGGGCGAACTTTTTTGCTGCGAATGATTAAAGAGACTTTAACTCAAGATCCATCTGCTGTTGGTAAAGTAATGCGTGAATTGTTTAAATTACGAGAAGAAGACATAGAGCTATTCGCAGATCTTCTGGAAGATACTCCTCTATCAAAAATCGTTCATACTATCCATCTTATTACTCAAAGATTAGAGTTCTTGAAAACATTTAAAGCTGTAACCTCATTAGATATATTTGAAAAAACTATCTATGAACGAACTCAATTACAAAAGCTGATTTCACCAAATACCTGGATCTTTGGGGAGGAGTATTCACTAGGTACTGATGATGAAGATATTCGTTCTATACTATTGAAGCATATCGATATTTTGGGTAGGCAGCATCTAGACACAGAAATTTCTGATCAAGACATTAAAAAAATCATCAAAGAGTATAATCAAAATAGAAAAAATAAAGAGACAAGTCTTAAAAGAGTTCCTGATTTTATGATTTGGAAAAAATTTAAGGAGAGGCGTGCTGATGAATATGAGTTTCTGGTCATCGAAATTAAAAGACCAGGGGTTTCACTAGATACAAGAGAATTGAATCAAATCGAAGACTATGCTCGAGCGGTGTCTTCTACTAGCTTAGTAGATCAAGATAAGACAAAGTGGGTCTTTGTTGTGGTCAGTGATTCATTAGCAGATGCTGCCATAGAACGAGCGCACCAACAGAATATGCCTCCGTATACAATCTCTCAACCATCACATGGAAAATATGAAGTTAGGGCTTTTCCATGGAGTGCAATTATTCAAAGCGCAGAAGGAAGGCATGAGTTTCTTAAAGACAGGCTTTCCCACAATATAAGAATTGAAACCGCTTTAGAACGTTCTCAGAAGAAATACCAAGGATTGATACCTCGGCTTAAGAAAAAAAAGGTGGGATAA